The genomic segment CCGCCGTGCGCATGCGCAAGCGCGACGAACTTGCTGATGAGTCCGGCCCACTCCTCGCGCGGTCCGACCGGATCGTGCAAAGCGGCCCACGTACGGCCGTTTTTCGCATACATCAGGAAAGCCTCGCGCGACTCGGAGAACAGAAAACTCTTGTCGCCCATCAGCGCGAGACCCGCGTCGCTGCGCTCCTGCGCGCGCACGATACGCGCGGCGTCGTGCAGATCTTCCGGTGCGGGTTTGACGAAGCGGCCCGGCGCGGGACGCAGCAACTGCCAGAACGAAAACGTCGCGGCGAACAGGCTCGCTGCCAGCGTGGCGCGAAGCGCACGCGGCGCGCGTTCGTCGAAGGCGAATTGCCACCAGAGGTCTTGCGTGTACGGCACGTCGCGGAAAGCAAACAGCATCACCCACGTTGCCAGCATCAGCACCATCGCCACCGACACCAGCCAGCCCGCCGTAAAGCGCTCGGCAAACAGCGACGAATGACGGTTGAAACGCCGGCGCGTGGACAGCAGCAGCACGATCAGCATGCCGAGCACGCCCGCCTCCACGAAGGCGAGACCTTTGGTCAGCGACAGCGCGAGGCTCGCCACTGCGAGCGCGAGAGTCATCCACCATGCGGCGTCGAGGCGTCGCAACAAACCTCGCGCGACGAACAGCAGCAGCACGCCAAGCACACTGCATAGCATCTGCGAGCTTTCGATCACCCACAGCGGCACGACGTCGCGCAAGATGTGAATGCGCTGCCAGAATGCCGGCGTCGCGCTGGAAATAACCAGCATCCCGCCGACTACGAACGTAACCAGGCTCAGGAACAGCGGCGCGAGTTTCGCCGCGGCTTCGGCCTGCAGCATCGGCAGACGCTTCTTCAGCAGGCGTCCTTCGAAGCCCGCGAGCAGCCCGGCCGACACGATCAGCGGGACACCGAAGTAAATCGCGCGATACGCGAGCAGCGCGGCGAGCATCTGATGCGTTTGCACATTGCGGCTCAGCGTGAACACCATCGCCGCTTCGAATACGCCGACGCCGCCGGGCGTATGGCCGATCATGCCGAGCAGCATGGCCGCGGCGTAGACGGTGATGAAGGTGACGAAACTCACGTCCGCGTGCGGCAGCAGCGCCCACAACGCGAGGCCTGCCGCGACCACGTCGAGAACCGCGAGCGCGACCTGCTCGATCAGATCGCGGCGCGCGGGGATATCGAACGACAGCCACTGCCAGCGCGTGCGAACCGGGCGGGTCTCGCTGCGGCATGCGGCGGCGGCCAGCGCCAGTGCGACGAGCAGCGCAGCGCCGATCCAGCGCAATGCAAGCGGCGAAAGATGCAGCATCGGCGCAATCGAGCTGGCCTTGCAGACCATGCCGAGCGCCGTCATCAGTACCAGCGCGAGCGCGAGCGACACGCTGGTGAACACCGTCATGCGGCCGATCTGTGCGGGGGTCACGTCCGCCACGCCGTAGACGCGCGCGCGCACGGCGCCGCCGGTCAGCGCGCCGAAGCCGGTCGCATTGCCGAGCGCGGAGCCGGCGGTCGCACCGATCCACAGCGCCATGCGCGGCACGACTACGCCGAGATAACGCAGGCCGACCGCATCGCGCCCGACCAGCGCCACGTAACTCAGCGCCGTGGCGCCGAGCGCGGCGCTCC from the Paraburkholderia fungorum genome contains:
- the mprF gene encoding bifunctional lysylphosphatidylglycerol flippase/synthetase MprF gives rise to the protein MLTRASKALGNRGILSPVLALVICGLLLLVFQHLSQAVDYRSVMRQLRGLTGTEWSAALGATALSYVALVGRDAVGLRYLGVVVPRMALWIGATAGSALGNATGFGALTGGAVRARVYGVADVTPAQIGRMTVFTSVSLALALVLMTALGMVCKASSIAPMLHLSPLALRWIGAALLVALALAAAACRSETRPVRTRWQWLSFDIPARRDLIEQVALAVLDVVAAGLALWALLPHADVSFVTFITVYAAAMLLGMIGHTPGGVGVFEAAMVFTLSRNVQTHQMLAALLAYRAIYFGVPLIVSAGLLAGFEGRLLKKRLPMLQAEAAAKLAPLFLSLVTFVVGGMLVISSATPAFWQRIHILRDVVPLWVIESSQMLCSVLGVLLLFVARGLLRRLDAAWWMTLALAVASLALSLTKGLAFVEAGVLGMLIVLLLSTRRRFNRHSSLFAERFTAGWLVSVAMVLMLATWVMLFAFRDVPYTQDLWWQFAFDERAPRALRATLAASLFAATFSFWQLLRPAPGRFVKPAPEDLHDAARIVRAQERSDAGLALMGDKSFLFSESREAFLMYAKNGRTWAALHDPVGPREEWAGLISKFVALAHAHGGRAAFYQVRANALPLYLDAGLTLMKLGEEAHVVLDDFDLKGSHRAHLRYALKRGDRDGFTVEVIDQANVPASLETLRQISDGWLDSRDAREKSFSVAAFTDEYLAAQSVMLVRQNGEPAAFVTFMTTDMNTEATVGVMRHVESASPYAMEYLFTQLALHLKQAGFRSLSLGIAPLSGMLPTPLASRWHRLAGIIWRFGGRFYNFRGLRAFKSKFQPHWEPRYLAASGSVGVFFTLADLSLLAGGRRS